The window GGAGTCTCTTTCACTGTGGAGCAAGGTGATCCAATACTATCTTACATTTATCTGCAATCAGTTCTCTGTGTGTATACATGATCTTATAATTCTCAGTCATatctcacatatatatatatatatatatatgctttaaATCTGGATTTCGTTTGGACTGaagatttaattatttatttatttttattctttttaactCAAAATGGGGAAAGCAAGGAATGGGTAATCCCATCCTATGGCTGCATTAAGGTGTGGTGAGGGAGAAAAGTTTCAAATGATGAGGTGGTTTGAGATTCTATTTGTATATTGAATTCTTGGCTGATAATGTACATATGGTGTGTTGCCAAATACAGGAAAAACATACAGGTTCAGGATATCAAATGTTGGGCTGCAAAATTCACTCAACTTCCGGATTCAAGATCACAAGATGGTGTTGGTTGAAGTGGAGGGAACACACACTCTCCAAACTACCTATTCCTCCCTTGATGTTCATGTTGGACAGTCCTACTCTGTGCTAGTGACTGCTGATCAGCCTGCCCAGGACTTCTACGTTGTGGTCTCAACCCGGTTCACCTCTCAGGTCCTCACCACCACCGGTATTCTCCGATACAGCAACTCTGCTGGTCCAGTGTCAGGCCCACCCCCAGGTGGACCCACCATCCAAATTGACTGGTCCCTTAACCAGGCTCGCTCTATCAGGTATGTAGTTCTTGCCGATTATTAATGCTCTCCTTTAATAGTGAAGTTACCCTCTAGGCAAACAGGGTTGTCTGGGGTCACCTAATTCAGGCACCACTTTGTGACAAATGTAATAATCTAAATTATGTGTCATTTCAGGACTAATCTTACAGCAAGTGGACCAAGGCCTAACCCACAAGGCTCTTACCACTATGGTATGATCAACACCTCCAGAACAATCAGGCTTGCAAGCTCTGCTGGTCAGGTCAATGGCAAGCAAAGATATGCTGTTAATAGTGTATCCTTTGTCCCAGGGGACACACCCCTAAAAGTTGCAGACTTCTTCAAGATTGGAGGAGTTTTCCGTGTTGGAAGCATATCAAACAATCCTACTGGTGGAGGAATATACCTTGATACTTCAGTTATGGGAGCTGACTTCAGAGCATTCGTAGAAATTGTGTTTGAAAATCCTGAGGACATCATACAGAGCTGGCACATCGATGGCTACTCTTTCTTTGTAGTCGGGTAAGAACATGAGTCATTCTTCAAACACCTTGTTAACTCTGTCCTGATCAATTTTTCTGTTGAAATCTTACTGTCAGTTCAGTCTATTCATCAACTGTTCATCGCATTGTGACTcccttttaatatatatgaatgCTTGAAATGCAGAATGGATGGAGGATTGTGGACAGCAAATAGTAGGAACCAGTACAATCTCCGTGATGCAGTTGCCCGTTCCACTACTCAGGTGATGAAATAAGCTCAATCCTCCTGTTGCTTTTCACATCATTACTCCAATTAGAGTGTTTTTCCTCAAATGAAAGattttttcaaactaaaaatggagACAAAGAAACATGTTTGCTTGAAAATCGAAGTGAAGATGAGCAAGAACTAAATGCTTGATGCTGGATGAGTGCAGGTATATCCCAAGTCATGGACTGCAATTTATGTGGCACTCGATAATGTGGGAATGTGGAACGTGAGGTCTGAGTTCTGGGCAAGGCAATACCTAGGACAACAATTTTATCTACGGGTTTATTCGCCAGTAGAGTCTATCAGGGATGAATTCCCAATTCCAAAGAATGCACTGCTTtgtggtaaggcaagtggtcgaCGAACAAGGCCCCTCTAAGAGCCAGCGGCAAGCCACCAAAGCTCTGGAAGTGTTAGGGGAAACCTGTGTGGCATAGGAGGATTATTAAGAGTAGAGATATTCATATAATCTTTATGCGTGGGAGTTTAAATGACCTCAGCTCGAGGTCACATTCTTTTTTAACTAAAGgttgtattttgttttgttaCTATTTATGTATTATGCCATTTTATAAAGAGAGGTGGTTAAAACTTATTAAATATCCTCTATTTGTAACAGCAACTTTgtgtctctctctctttataataatattaggcAATTTACCTTGTTACCCGGAAAATATATGTATTCATTGCCACCTCAAAGTGCCCCTCTATTTCTAATGCATTCTTGGGAGTTGTAGGTTGTTTGAGACGCAAGCAATTTGGATCAAAGGCTTGTCCCACTTAAAAGACCGCATGTAATGCTGTTTTTATCTTTCGGGTTCCCTATGGAGTCAACTTTGCTTTTACATATAATCTTGAAAGGGATCAGAATTTAGTACCGGTTACCAAAAGACACCGTCAATCCAATGGAGTTAAATGTGTTTAATTCGGATCTCATTAGTTTCTATccaaaatttattgttttgtatTCATATGTAGTTCTATTATTTCGCAACATGATCTCATTGTTTTGTATTCTCAAGCTTTTGTACTTCAGTTTAACAATCTTTCAGACTTAAATTTTATACCTAGTATGTTGTGTTTTTAGTGGTGAAGCGTCCTCGACttcataataatgataagaatGCAAAGCAACATAtatatacaataatacaatgcaaaattatacataaaaataGCTTGCGTCCAACATGATTTCATTGAAAAACAAAGttgaaagttagatttttttttattttttatttagcagCTATACTCCTTTAACAATAAGAAACTACACCTCATGAACAATTAAAAAAGCAGACGTCACAACTGCAATAGGCCTTGTACCCACACAAAAGCGACCAAACTGTATTGGAAGGCTTCAGGGTGTTTCTCGCgtcatttgattttattaactCCCATCATCTGGAACTGATCCTTTAATCCCCAAAATATGCTTACTTTTGTACCTtcttaaattaaatcttttatcCTATATTTCTATGCAATTGCCTACATGGCAGCCACTCCTTTCTTTTAATCACCTAGCAGCTCTTTTATCCTATG is drawn from Vitis riparia cultivar Riparia Gloire de Montpellier isolate 1030 chromosome 18, EGFV_Vit.rip_1.0, whole genome shotgun sequence and contains these coding sequences:
- the LOC117906906 gene encoding L-ascorbate oxidase homolog gives rise to the protein MALNSFRAFLSIFSLLFTIVAAEDPYRFFTWNVTFGDIYPLGVRQQGILINGQFPGPDIYSVTNDNLIINVYNSLTEPFLLSWSGVQQRRNSYEDGVYGTTCPIPPGRNFTYILQVKDQIGSFFYFPSLDFHKAAGGFGGIRILSRPRIPVPFPDPAGDITVLIGDWYKANHTTLKAILDRGKKLHFPDGILINGRGPNGVSFTVEQGKTYRFRISNVGLQNSLNFRIQDHKMVLVEVEGTHTLQTTYSSLDVHVGQSYSVLVTADQPAQDFYVVVSTRFTSQVLTTTGILRYSNSAGPVSGPPPGGPTIQIDWSLNQARSIRTNLTASGPRPNPQGSYHYGMINTSRTIRLASSAGQVNGKQRYAVNSVSFVPGDTPLKVADFFKIGGVFRVGSISNNPTGGGIYLDTSVMGADFRAFVEIVFENPEDIIQSWHIDGYSFFVVGMDGGLWTANSRNQYNLRDAVARSTTQVYPKSWTAIYVALDNVGMWNVRSEFWARQYLGQQFYLRVYSPVESIRDEFPIPKNALLCGKASGRRTRPL